The Polyangium aurulentum genomic interval GCATGAACGCAATCCGGGTCCTCGATCCCCTGCGAGCAAGCGCTCGGGGCCTTTCGTTCAGTCTGTCGGGGGCGGCGGCTCGTTGCCCGCAGCGGGCGGGCACAGGGGAGGCGTGATCGAGGGATCAGCAGCCGGGCACGGTCACGTCGACGTTGAGCACGACCGCCGCCACGACGGTGGTCTCTTGCATGGGCCGCTTGCCTTGCACCTCGGCCGTGATTCGCATCTTCGGCGCGACCACATAGGGCTTCAGCTCGGCCCCGGTGGTGACCAGCTCGATCCTGGTGGCGCCGGTCGGTACCGGATCGAGCTTTGCCACCAGCACCTTCGGCTGGCCCTCGGTCTCCGCGAAAAAGGAGACCGACTCGAGGAAATCGAAATTAGCGCCTGCGGGGCCCTGGATGGTGAGCGTGAAGGACGTCATCACCACCGAATCGACGTCGTCCTTGGTGACGCCCTGATTGTCGAGCTCCTGCGTCAGGTCGATGCTGTTGAACGACTGGAAGTCGAGCACCCCGAGCAGCTCGTCGAGCACCGTGCCGGCGGGAATCTTGGCCGTGGCGTCGACGTCGACGTCGAAGTTGTCCAGGTTGTCGCAGTTGGTGAAGGCGGCAGCCGCGAGCGCGAGCGCGAAAGCTCGCAGGGCGGCGCGACGATCGATGCGCGGGCGAGGGAGCGGCTTCGTCATGCTCCATCTAGCCCGAACCCGACGGCCGGCCGCAAGGGGTTTGGCGCATGCTAAGCTGCGGATGTGCTGCCCCGCCCCGACGACCCTACGGTTTCGCCTGAACGCGCGACCGCGCTCATCGAGAGATCCTTCCCCGCGCTCGCGCCCGTGCGGCTCGAGCACCTCGGGCGCGGCTGGGATCACGATGTGCTACTCGTGAACGGCGCGTGGGTCTTTCGCTTCCCGCGCAACGGGATGGCCGCCCTCGCCTTGCAGACCGAGCTCGCCGTGATGCCCTGGCTCGCGCCGCGGCTTCCCCTTCCGATCCCCGTGCCCGTCTTCGAGGGCGTCTTCGACGAGACGGCGGGCACGCACTTCGTGGGCCACCGGTTGATCCCGGGAAAGACGGTGATCGACACGGGTCTCGGCCCGGAGGCGCGCGCCGCGCTGGGGCCCGCGCTCGGGCGCTTCACGCGGGCGCTGCATTCATTGCGGGCGACGGACGCGCCCCACGCGCTGCCGCCCGACGTGATCGGCCGAATGGACCTCGCGAAGCGAATGCCCATCACGCAGGAGAGGCTCGCGAGCCTGCGGCGGGACGGCGTGTTGCCGGAAGACACCGCGACGCGGCTGCTGCGGCTCATCGAGGAGCCCTGGACGCCGCTCGCGCGGGAGGCGCTGGTGCTGGTGCACGCGGACATGCACGGTCGGAACCTGCTGGTCGGCGCGGACGGGGCGCTGTCGGGGGTCATCGATTGGGTCGATCTGCACGAGGGCGACCCCGCGGTGGACCTCGCGACCGCATTCGAGGTGCTGCCCCCCTCGGCGCGGGAGGCGTTCTTCCGCGAATACGGGGGCGTCGATGCGGGGGCGCTCGTGCGCGCCCGGTGGCGCGCGATCACGCACATGACCGCCGCGCTGGTCGGATCGATGGAGCGCGGCGACGAGGGGTTCGTACGGTCAGCGCGAGGGGCGCTGCTCGAGATGGCGGTGGGATGATGGCCTGGGTAATTCTGGTCGTGGCAGGGCTCCTGGAGACGTGCTGGGCGATCGGCCTCAAGTACACGAAGGGCTTCACGCAATTATGGCCCAGCGTGTTCACGATCGTCACCCTCGCCGGGAGCATGTACCTGCTCGCGACGGCGGTCAAAACGCTCCCGATCGGCACCGCCTACGCGGTATGGGTCGGCATCGGCGCGTTCGGGGCCGCGATTGCGGGGATCTTCCTGCTGAACGAGCCGGTCACGCCAGGGAGGATCGTGTTCCTCGTGCTGCTCATCATCGCCATTCTGGGCCTGAAGTTCACGAGCGCCTGAGGCGCGCATCAATCGGACGAGGCGCGGCGCCCGAGCACGGCCTCTGCGAGCGCGCGGGCCGCTCGCTGGAGCGCCGCCTCCGGATGCGCGCCGAAGCCGAGGACGAGGCCCGACGATTTGCGGCGCCCCGCGGTGAGGCGCGACAGCGCAATCGCATCGACCCCGCGGCGGGCGAGCCGCTGGACGAGCGCGACGTCGTCCATTCCAGCGGGCAGCTCCACCGTGAGCACGGGCCCGGCGCCGGGGACGTGCACGCGGAACGAGCCGGGCAGGCGCCGCTCGAGCTCGGCGACGAGGAGATCGCGGCGGCGCCGCGTCGCCTGCCTGACCGCGCGCAGGTGACGCGAGAAATGGCCCCCGTCGATGAAATCGGCGAGCGCGGCTTGGGTCAGGTACGGCGGCGAGCGGGTCGAGGCAGCGCGGATCGATGCCACGGGGCGCACGAGCGCCTCGGGCACGACGAGAAAGCCGAGCCGCAGCCCCGGGAAGAGCGCGCGGCTGAAGGTGCCGATGTGCAGGACGCGGTCCTTCGCGCCCTCGCCGTCGAGCGAGAGGAGCGAGGGCAGGGGAGCGCCTTGATAGCGCAACTCGCCCTCGTAATCGATCTCGACGATCATGGCCCCGGCCTCGTTCGCCCAGGCGAGCAGCTCGATCCGGCGCGCGAGATCGAGGCGCGCGCCCGTGGGAAACGCATAGGCCGGCGACACGAAGGCGACCCGCGCGCGAGGCGACCGACGCACGCCGACGCGCACGCGCAGGCCGTCCTCGTCGACGGGAATGGGAATGGGGCGCGCGCCCGCCATTCGCACCGCAGCGCGAAGGGCGAGCGGGCCGGGGTCCTCCATCCACGCCTCGTCGCCGGCGTCGAGCAGCGCGCGGCAAACGAGGTCGATCGCCCCCTGATATCCCTCGGTGATGAATACCTGATCCACGGTGGCACGCACGCCGCGCGCAACCGCGACATGGCTGAGCACGGCGCGGCGCAGGGCGGGTAAGCCGCGCGGATCGTCGTGGAGGGCGTCGGCCGTGGTCATGGCGCGGAAGCGGCGGACGAGGCAGCGCTCGAAGACACGCCACGCGAACAGCTCGAGATCCGGCAGGCCCACGCCGAAGGGGCGAGACCGAGCCCGCTGTCCGAGCAGATCGTCGAGCCGGTCCGCTGGCACGATGGAAGCGACGCGCCGCGCGGATCGAGACAGATGGGGCGCGATTGCGATTGCGGGCCTGGAGGCTGCGGGCGTGCGGCGCGCGGGGACGTCGCCGACGACGGGCGCTCGGCGGGGGCGGACGACGATCGTGCCCTCGGCGGCGAGCGCCTCGTAGGCAGCGGCGGCGGTGTTTCTGGAGATGCCGAGGTCGCGCGCCAGCTCGCGCGACGAGGGGAGCTTATGGCCCGGCGGGAGCACGCCTTCGAGGACGGCGCGGCGCAGCTGCTCGACGAGCTGCGCGGTGAGGGGCGTCGGCGCGTCGCGCTCGAGGAGGATGACCGGGGGGAGGACGCGCGGGGCTGGCACCATCGACAGGGCTCGATCTGGCCCTTCCCAGGGTGCCAGATCCGGAGCAGTGTTCCAAGCATATCGACCCAGGAGAAGCGCATGCGCCGCCCATCGAACCATCATTTGCCCAGCGAGGCTGCCGAGGACATCACGGCGCGGCTCGCTGCACGCGCAGGCGAGCGCGCGACGGCAGCATATGGCGGGCGGACGCTCGATCGGCTGCTCGCGGAGGACCTGCCCGGCAATCAGCTCACCACGCTGCTGCTTCATGGCCTGCGCCGGCGCGCGCTGCGCAGGACGTTCGTGGAGGTGCTCGAGCACGGCGCGCGGGCGGCCATGACGCAGGCATCGACGGCGGACGCGCGGCGGCTGCACGCGTTCGATGCAGTGGCGTACGCGGCGGCGCGCGATTTCGAGGCGGTCGAGCTCGCGCCCGTCGTGCCCCTCGGCGCGGCGGCGTGCGTCGGCGTGGACCCGAACAACGTGCTGGGCGCCGTGCGCTTCGCAGAGGTCGCGTCGGACCCGGCCCTAGGGCTTGCGCTCCACGCGGCGCAGAGCCGGCCCAGGCGGCGCGGGGAGACGATCCGGCTATGCGCGAGCCACCGCGTGCTGCGTATGCAGCCGACGAATCACCCGGGGTACGTGCCGCACTTCCGGCTGTTCGCGCTCGGTACGGCCGCGCTCTCGGCGAGCCGGGGCGAGGACGGCGCGCAGGATCGCCGTGCGCTGCTCGAGCAGCTCCAGGTCTGGGCCGCGCTCACCCGAAAGCTGCCTGCGGCGGGGTTTGGCGTGGCGGGCATGCGCATCGTCCTGTCGGATACAGCCGTCGTGCGCGCTTGCTTTTCGGCGCTGAAGGTCGATGTCGACGCAATGGTGCGGGGGGCGAAGGCGCACGCGCCTGGATCAACGGAGGCCCTCCTGCGCGAGGCGCGCATCGATTTGCCCCGCGCGGCGGAGGATCTCGCGGAGGTCGCGCGCTCCGTCGGCCTCGGCGCCGAGGTGATCGCCCGCGCCCGAGCCCTCTCGACCGAGGTGGCCGAGCCATTGCGCTCGGTCCATCCGCACGTCGAGGTCGTCTACGACGCGGCCAGGCTGCAGGGGCTCGGCTATTACGCTGGCCCGTTCGTGCAGATCGTGATGACCCGCGACGACGGCGCCGCAATCCCGCTCGGAGACGGCGGCGCGCTCCCGTGGCTCGGGGCGATGCTCTCCAATCGGCGGGAGCGCTGGGTGGTGACAGGCGTCGGCTCCGAGCTGATCATCAAGCTCTTCGACCGCGCGCCGCGCGAGGAGACCAGGTCATGAGAATCGAGACCCCATCGCTCACGTTGCGTCCATGGGAACGAGGCGACATCGACGTGCTCGCGGAGATCGCGAATGATCGTCGTATCTGGGCGAACCTGCGCGACAGGTTCCCGCACCCATACACGCGCGCGGACGCCGAGGTGTGGATCGAGATATGCGAGAGGGCGCCCGCCCCGCCCTGCGCGTTCGCGATCGAGGTCGAGGGTCGGGCTGCCGGTGGAATCAGCCTGGAGCCTTTCGACGACGTCCATCGGAGGACGGCGGAGATCGGCTACTGGCTCGGCGCGCCCTTCTGGGGGCGCGGGCTCGCGACGGAGGCGGTGGTCGTAATGGCGCGGTACGGATTCGAGCGCCTCGGCCTCGAGCGCATCCAGGCGCAGGTCTTCTCGTGGAACGAAGCCTCGACGCGCGTGCTCGTCAAGGCAGGCTTTGCGTTCGAGGGGCGGATGCGGCGGCACGTCGTCAAGGACGGGAAGGTGGGCGATGCTTTGCTGTATGCGCGCGTGCGCGACGAGGCCGTTTGACCCGCGTTTCACCGCACCGATTCAGCGGGGACACAAGCCGCTCCGTTGGCACGGGCTCCAACGCGTTGGCAGCGCGCCAATCGCTGAGAACAGGTCTTGTGCCCGGGCCGCGGGGCGTCTAGTTGGGGAAGCGGTTGCGGAAACCCGCGGGATGCGCGGAATGCGCGGAAGAGGAAGAGGAGAGCTACCATGGCGTTGACGCCGGCTAAGTACACGGCAAAGGACTACTCGGCGCTGAAGGGGCTGCAGGGCATCACGGACGACCAGATCGCCGTGCACCTCACGCTCTATAACGGCTACGTGACGCGCTCGAACAAGCTGAACGAGACGGTCGCGTCGATGGTGGCCGACAACAAGGCCGGCACCTTCGAGTTCAACGAGCTCAAGCGCCGCGCGGGCTGGGAGGTCAACGGCGTCCTGCTCCACGAGTACTACTTCGACAACCTCGTGACCGCCGGCGGCGACGGCAAGGATTCGCGGTTTGCCGAGGCGATCTCGCGCCAGTTCGGCAGCTTCGACGACTGGAAGAAGGACTTCCTCGGCGTGGCCAAGATGCCCGGCGTCGGCTGGGCCATCACGTACTTCGATCCGCAGCGCAACCAGTTCGACAACTACTGGATCGACCGCCACGACGTCGGCCACCCCGCCGGCCAGCGCCCCGTGCTCGTCCTCGACCTCTGGGAGCACGCCTGGAGCGCGTACCTCAAGCCGACCGAGCGCGCGAAGTACCTCGACGACTTCTTCGCCAACGTGAACTGGCGCGTCGTCGACTCCCGCCTCTGATCGCGCACCCCGAGGAATAACCCCCGCATCGTCGAGCGTCCCTTCGCGCGCAGCCTCATCCCGGGGCGCACGCGGAGGGACGATGGTGCGGCGAAGGTGGCTCGGGCTCTCTGTGATCCTCGCGGCGAGCGCATGCGGCGGCGGGGGCGCAGGCATCGCATCCAGCACGCATCCGCCCTCCCAACGCTCCCCGGCCCTCGCGCCGCCCGCACCCGCCGAGGCGCGCGCCTCCGCTTCCCACGCACCTCGATCGAGGGACGAGCCCTCCGCCTGCGCGCCCGCGTATCGTGGGGCCATCGCGCCCCTGCGCGACGCGCGCCAGAGCAGCTCGATCGCCCTCGCGCGCGCCAAGGACCGCGTGCTCGCGTATGTCGCCGACGAGGACGACGACGCGCTGCACACGGTCGACCTCGACAGCAGAAAGGAGCTCGCGGTCACGCCTTTGCCGGGCTCGCCGTCGCAGGTCCTCGTGCTGCCCGACGGGCGCCTCGTGGTTGCGCTGCGCGACAGGAACGAGCTGCTCGCGCTCGAGGCTCCGCAAGCACCCGAAGAGCCCCTCGCGCTGCGCTGCCGCGTGCCCATCGCGGCCGAGCCGATCGCGCTCGCCACGACGCCCGACGGCGGGCGCCTGCTGGTCACGAGCGGCCGGGGCAAACGGCTCACGATCCTCGGCACGGGCGGGCTCGAGGCGTGGGAGAGCGTCGAGCTTGCGCGCGATCCACGCGGCGTGCTCGTCTCGCGCGACGGCCGCAAGGCGTTCGTCACGCACATGGTCGGCAGCCGCGTCTCCGTCGTCTCGCTCGATGGGGCGATCGCGAGCGCGCGCGAGGTCGACGTTCGGGTCGACAAGCGCGAGGGATCGCAGGAGCCGCGCGTGTCGAACCAGGGCTTCGCGCTCGCGGCTGCGGTGCTCGACGAGCGCGCGGGGGCCGAGCGCATCTTCGCGCCGCTCGCGAGCGTCGATCCCGGCAAGTCGCAGGCGAACGTGTTCCCGGGCGGTTATGGCGGCGTGACCGGCCCGCGCATCGTGTCGCCGTTCGTCGCGGTCGTCGATCCGGCCGCAGAGCGCATGCTCAATCCCTACCTCGCAGCCAAGAGGAGCTCGCACGGCGAGGAGTGCGTCTTGCCGCGCGCGGCGGCCGCATACGGCGCGCGCCTGCTCGTCGCGTGCGCCGGCATCGACGCGGTCGTCGAGCTCGATGCGCGCGCGATGGATCCCATCGCCGCCCAGCGCCGCCGCTTCGACGTGCCCTCGGGGCCCACGGGGATCGCCATCGATGAAGACGGCCGCCGCGCGGTCGCCTGGTCGCAGTTCGCGCGCGAGATCTCGTTCCTCGATCTGCGCGAGCCTGGCGGACGAACCCTCGCGTTGCCGCTCGCGCGGCGGCAGGATTCACGCATCACGCCCGTCCTCGCGCGCGGCCGCGAGATCTTCCACGAGACCGACGATTTTCGCATCTCCGTCGACGGTCGCGCCTGCGCGAGCTGTCACCCCGACGGACGCGACGATGGGCTCACCTGGGCGACGCCGGACGGGCCGCGGCAGACGATCATGCTCGCGGGCCGCATCGAGGGGAGCGGCCCTTATGGCTGGTTCGGCGTGCATCCGACGCTCGGCGATCACGTCGCCCACACCTTCGGGCGCCTCGGCGGGCACGGGCTCGACGAGCCCGCGGACGAGGGGGATCTGCGCGCGCTGCTCGCCTATCTCGTCGCGATGCGACCGCCGCCTCCCGTCGAGGCGAAGGATCCGGCGCTCGTCGCGCGCGGCAGGGACCTGTTCCTCGACGCCGAGCACGGCTGCGTCTCGTGCCACATGGATGGCGGCACCGATCGCGCGCGGCACGACGTGGGCAGCGGCCGCTTCATCGAGCAAAAGCTCACGTTCGACACGCCGTCCTTGCGCTACGTCGGCGTCACGGCGCCTTACTTCCACGACGGCCGATACGCGACGCTGCTCGATCTGCTGCGCGCGTCCGACGCGAAGATGGGGCACACCGGCGGCCTCGGCGACGACGACCTGCGCGCGCTGGCCGCCTACATGGAAACGCTTTGAGGTGCAACCATGCGATCCCTGATTCCCGCCGCCGGTCTGTTCCTCCTCGCGAGCGCCGCCGCCCCTGCATTTGCCGAGCCCACGCTGCCCGTGGGCTGGACGGCGCCGAAGGTCGATGCGCGGCCCGTGACCTCCGCGCCTGCGCCCGAGTGCTGCGGGTTCGCGTGGATGCGCATGATCAGTCGCAGCCCCCGGGCGGCGCGCGCGCCTGCTCCCTTCGACGTCGAGGCGCTGCCCGTCACCTCGCCGATCGCGCCGATCCCGAAGACCGTGCCCGACGACGCGCGCGCGGCGGCGGAGCTCTTCATTGCGGACGGGCGAGGGAAGACGCGCTCGTCGTGGACGACCGACGGCGGCATCGACGTGCGCGTGAGCGTCCGCGACAGGCGCGCGGGGCGGATCACCCTTGGCGCGATGCGCTGGCACGGGTTCGGCGCGCAATCGGAGGGGGGCGCGAAGCTCAGGTGCGGGGAGGGCGAGCGATTCTCGACCTTGCGCTTTCAATCGCTGCGCCCGGGCCCCGGCAAGACGCTCCATTTCGAGGAGACGCGCGGCCTGTTCGACCGTCAGGCTTGCCGGGGCTGGGTGACGAGCGAGCTGCACGTCGACGCGGTCCCGCTGCGCGAGGGGCTCGTCTACGCCTACCGCACGCATTGCGCCGATTGCGGCGAGGGCGAGCGCGACGTGCTCCACGTCATCACGCCCGACTTTCAGCTCCAGGCGACGCCGAAGGGCGTGGCGAGCGGATTCGACGACAAATCGCTGCCCTTCAACACGCACGAGGTGCCCTTCGGGCCCGGCCTCGCGGGTGCATTCGCGGGCGTCACCGGGGATTTCACCTACGGCGCCGCGTTCCTTCGCTGGCGCACGACCGGCGCTGTCCCCCCCACGGACAGCGATGTCTTTTTCATCGGCGTCGACGTGAGCCAGGCCGTGTCGGAGCCGCATCCGACGGCGCTGCTCACCGTCTTTTGATTCACGCCGCCTCGGCCCAGTCCTGAACTTCGTAAAGGAAGCGCGTGCCGCCGATGAGCTTGCGGTTGTACGAGGTGCTCTGCACGAAGACCACGTACTTCTCGAGGCTCGCGGGCTTGATGCGCACGGTCGCGCCGGGCGGCAGGCCGAGCATCTCGCGGGCGCGCTCGCCGCTGTAGAGGTCGCCGGTCTTGCGGTCCATCAGGACGACCTCTTTATGGCCCTGGATGGTCTCGGTCTTCATGAACTCGTAGAAGCCGCGGCCGGCCTTGAACGCGAGGCCATTATCCTGGACGAACTGCCGGATCGGCATGTCGCGATCGATGTCGAGCACCTGGAAGCGCCCGGGCGGCACGGCGCGCAGATCGGCCTCGCCGAACTCGGTCGACGCCTCGCGCTTCATCATCGCGCCGAACATCCGGTCGAGGCCGCGGTTCATGCGGCCCTGCTTGGCGACTTCCTTCTCGTAATTCTGCAGCCTGTCGTCGGACGACTGCTTCAAGCAGACGGCGAGGATCATGTCCGTCACGTAGGCGAACTGATCGAGGCCGATGTGGAAGCCGCCCGAGGTGCGGGCGAGCTCGGCGTAAAACGGCGTCGCGTGCTTGCGGCCGAGGCATTGCACGCCGTAGACGGGCACGCCCATGTTGCCGAGCGCCTCGACCTCGGCGCGCCAGTCGAGCTTCTTCGGGTTCTGCTTCGGCCCGTGCGGCACGTCGTCGCCGATGAGCACGAAGACCTTCTTGTAATCCTTGGTCCAGGAGAAGCTGCGCGCCTCGTGCAGCACCAGCTCGTAGCATTCGGGCGCGTCGCCGCCGCCCGTCGGGCCGACCTTCTCCACGAAGCGCACGATCGAGGCGACGTCGTCGGTCAGATCGAGGGATTTCGTCACGTACGTCGAGCCCGCGTCGCAATAATCGCCGTGCGCGATGATGCCGATGCGAATGCCCGGGATCTCCTTCATCAGCCGCGCCACGGTCTCGCCGACCTTCCTGCGCACCTGGGTCAAGCAGGGGTACATGCTGCCGGTGGTGTCAAAGCTGAAGACGACCTCGATCCTGTTGTCGATCATTCTCGTGTTCCTCCGAATCTCGTGAACCGTTGACGCCATCGAATGTGCGACCTTTTGACGACCGTGTACAGGGTCGATTCAGGATAGGTCGGACATAGATCGACATGCGGTGCCTGTTCGACGAACCTCGGTCGAATGACGTGAATGTGCTTTTGATCCAGGTCGAACGCGTGCGTCTGGGCACCCGGAGCCCAGGTTCGGCGGGGCCGTCGCTGGGACAGTCAGCCCTCTGGGTAGGACATAGAACGTCCATTTTCAGGGCAGCGATCGAATTCTTTTTCAGAATGCAGGTGGGTGGACGTTTTGCGTCCTACCCACGGGGACAGACGCTTGACCTCCGGACCGTCCAGGGCGCGCTCTCCGATCTCCCTCCACCGCGCATGCTGCCCGTGCGCTTGCGGTTGGGGGAGGGCGGGCACTATTGAAGCCCGACCGGCTTGCCCTTGCGTGGGCCGCGCCGCGACGACATGAGCGATACGCCCGCGATCGAGGTAGAAAAGCTCGAAAAACGCTTCGGTGACGTCGAGGCCGTACGCGGCGTCAGCTTCTCCGTCCCGCACGGCGAGATCTTCGGCTTCCTGGGGCCGAACGGCGCCGGCAAGACGACCACCATCAAGATGCTCTGCACGCTCCTCGAGCCCTCGGGCGGCAAGGCCAGGCTCGGCGGCTTCGACGTCACCGAAGAGCCGGGCGGCGTGAGGAAGAGCATTGGCGTCATCTTCCAGGACCCCGCGCTCGACGACCGGCTCTCCGCCGTGGAGAACCTCGAGCTACACGCGGTGGTCTACGACGTCCCCCGCGCCGAGCGACGCGCGCGCATCGACGAGGCCCTCGGGTTCGTCGAGCTATCCGATAGAAAAAACGACATCGTCCGCCATTTCTCGGGCGGCATGAAGCGCCGCCTCGAGATCGCCCGGGGCCTCTTGCACAGGCCCCGCGTCCTCTTCCTCGACGAGCCCACCACCGGCCTCGACCCGCAGACGCGCAGGCGCACCTGGGAAGTCTTGCGCTCGCTGCGCGACAGATACGGCACCACGCTCTTTCTGACGACCCATTACATGGACGAGGCCGAGCACTGCGATCGGATCGCCATCATCGACCACGGCCGCATCGTCGCCGAGGGCACGCCCGAGGAGCTCAAGCGTAAGGTCGGCAAGGACGTGGTCACCGTGCGCACGAGCGAGCCCGAGCCGCTCCGCCGCCTGCTCGAGGAGCGGCACGGAATCGTCCCCGAGCCGACCGAGGACGGTTTGTCCTTCCGCGTCGAGGAGGGAGAGGCGTTCATCGTGGAGCTCGTCGCGGAGGCGCGCGTGCCCCTGTCGGGCATCGCGGTGCACAGGCCGACGCTCGACGACGTGTTCCTGGCCCTCACGGGCCGGCAGATCCGCGAAGAGAACGGCAATGGCTCGAAGGAAGCGCTGCGCGCCATCGCGAGGCGGAGGTAGGCGTGCGAGCGGAAGTCGTCCTGGCCATCTGCCGGCGCGATCTCATCAAGTTCCTGCGCGATCGACAGACCTTCCTCGTGAGCTTGACGAGGCCGCTCCTGTGGCTCGTCGGCGTCGGGTTCGGCCTGCGCTCGACGTTCGCGGGGGGGGACACCGGCGTCGATTTCGTCTCGTTCCTCGTGCCGGGCGTCGCAACGATGAGCGTCTTGTTCACGAGCACGTTCGCCGCAATCTCGATCGTGTGGGACCGCGAGTTCGGCTTCCTCAAGGAGATGCTCGTCGCGCCCGTGCCGCGCTCGTCGATCGTGTTCGCAAAGATGCTCGCCGCGAGCCTGATGTCCCTGCTCGAGGTGACGATCGTGCTCGCCATCGCGCCCATCTTCGGCGCGCGGGTCGATCCGCTCGGAGCCCTCGCCGCGCTGCCGCTCCTCGGCGCCTTCGGCATGGCCGTCAACGCGCTCGGGATCCTCATCGCCTCGCGGATGAAGAGCTTCGAGGGGTTCGGCGGGATCGTGAACTTCCTCCTCCAGCCCATCTTCTTCTTCTCCGGCGCGCTCTATCCGCTCGAGGGCTTGCCGCCGCTGCTCGCGGGGCTCGTGCACCTCAATCCCATGTCGTACGCGGTGGATGGCACCCGGGGGCTCCTCGTGGGCGTGCACCATTTCCCGATCCTGCTCGACACGGCCGTCGTGGCGGTGGCCGTGGTGCTGCTCGGGGGGCTCGCGATGCGGTCGTTCGCGCGGATGAAAGCCTGAGCCCGCCTCCCGGCCGAGCCGGGGCAGCACGAACCCGACGCCCCGCGGCCGAATCACACGATGCGCCGCACGTCCGTCCGGCAAAGATGGTAGCGTGTCCCCTCGCCATGCCTCGCGCACGCTCCGTCGCCTGGACGCCCCATGCCGCGTAGATCGCTTCGACTTGCCGCCTGCACCCTGACCGCAGCGCTCGCCCTCTCCCTCGTGACGAGCGGCTGCGCCGTCGCCTACAAGCGCGCCCTCGAGCGCGGCGACGCCCTCGCGCAAGCCGGCGACTGGGACGCGGCGGCCGCGTCGTACGAACAGGCGAGCCGGCTCGAGCCGGACCGTGACGAGGCTCGCTCACGCCTGCGCGCTGCGCGCCAGCGGCAGGCTGCACGGCGCGTGGGCACGAGCCGCGCGCTGATCGAGCAGGGCAAGCTCGCCGAGGCCGTGCCCGCCGCGTGCGAGGCCGCGCGGCTCGATCCTCACAGCCAGGAGGTGCGGGGGGCGTACTTCGACGCCCGCGGCCGCGCCCTCGCCAAGGCCGAGGCTTTGCTCGCCGAGGACAAACCCCAGGACGCCCTCGCCCTCACGGGCGCCGTCCGGCAATGCGACCCGAACGACCGGCAAGCGAACGAGATCGAGGGGCGCTTGCTCGACCGCATCGCGTCGCGCGCCTACGATCGCGGCCTCGCCTTTTACGAGCAGAAGAAGAAGGGCAATGCGCTGCTCGCGCTGCGCGAGGCGCTGGGCGCGCGCCCCGGCTACCGCGACGCCGCCGCGCGGGCAGGGGCGATCCAGCGCGAGCTCGAGTCCGAGATCCGCTTCTATCTCGTCATCGATCGCGCCGCCGGGCCGCCCCAGAGCGGGGTCGACG includes:
- a CDS encoding c-type cytochrome is translated as MVRRRWLGLSVILAASACGGGGAGIASSTHPPSQRSPALAPPAPAEARASASHAPRSRDEPSACAPAYRGAIAPLRDARQSSSIALARAKDRVLAYVADEDDDALHTVDLDSRKELAVTPLPGSPSQVLVLPDGRLVVALRDRNELLALEAPQAPEEPLALRCRVPIAAEPIALATTPDGGRLLVTSGRGKRLTILGTGGLEAWESVELARDPRGVLVSRDGRKAFVTHMVGSRVSVVSLDGAIASAREVDVRVDKREGSQEPRVSNQGFALAAAVLDERAGAERIFAPLASVDPGKSQANVFPGGYGGVTGPRIVSPFVAVVDPAAERMLNPYLAAKRSSHGEECVLPRAAAAYGARLLVACAGIDAVVELDARAMDPIAAQRRRFDVPSGPTGIAIDEDGRRAVAWSQFAREISFLDLREPGGRTLALPLARRQDSRITPVLARGREIFHETDDFRISVDGRACASCHPDGRDDGLTWATPDGPRQTIMLAGRIEGSGPYGWFGVHPTLGDHVAHTFGRLGGHGLDEPADEGDLRALLAYLVAMRPPPPVEAKDPALVARGRDLFLDAEHGCVSCHMDGGTDRARHDVGSGRFIEQKLTFDTPSLRYVGVTAPYFHDGRYATLLDLLRASDAKMGHTGGLGDDDLRALAAYMETL
- a CDS encoding superoxide dismutase; this encodes MALTPAKYTAKDYSALKGLQGITDDQIAVHLTLYNGYVTRSNKLNETVASMVADNKAGTFEFNELKRRAGWEVNGVLLHEYYFDNLVTAGGDGKDSRFAEAISRQFGSFDDWKKDFLGVAKMPGVGWAITYFDPQRNQFDNYWIDRHDVGHPAGQRPVLVLDLWEHAWSAYLKPTERAKYLDDFFANVNWRVVDSRL
- a CDS encoding ATP phosphoribosyltransferase regulatory subunit, with the translated sequence MRRPSNHHLPSEAAEDITARLAARAGERATAAYGGRTLDRLLAEDLPGNQLTTLLLHGLRRRALRRTFVEVLEHGARAAMTQASTADARRLHAFDAVAYAAARDFEAVELAPVVPLGAAACVGVDPNNVLGAVRFAEVASDPALGLALHAAQSRPRRRGETIRLCASHRVLRMQPTNHPGYVPHFRLFALGTAALSASRGEDGAQDRRALLEQLQVWAALTRKLPAAGFGVAGMRIVLSDTAVVRACFSALKVDVDAMVRGAKAHAPGSTEALLREARIDLPRAAEDLAEVARSVGLGAEVIARARALSTEVAEPLRSVHPHVEVVYDAARLQGLGYYAGPFVQIVMTRDDGAAIPLGDGGALPWLGAMLSNRRERWVVTGVGSELIIKLFDRAPREETRS
- a CDS encoding phosphotransferase, producing MLPRPDDPTVSPERATALIERSFPALAPVRLEHLGRGWDHDVLLVNGAWVFRFPRNGMAALALQTELAVMPWLAPRLPLPIPVPVFEGVFDETAGTHFVGHRLIPGKTVIDTGLGPEARAALGPALGRFTRALHSLRATDAPHALPPDVIGRMDLAKRMPITQERLASLRRDGVLPEDTATRLLRLIEEPWTPLAREALVLVHADMHGRNLLVGADGALSGVIDWVDLHEGDPAVDLATAFEVLPPSAREAFFREYGGVDAGALVRARWRAITHMTAALVGSMERGDEGFVRSARGALLEMAVG
- the sugE gene encoding quaternary ammonium compound efflux SMR transporter SugE, which translates into the protein MAWVILVVAGLLETCWAIGLKYTKGFTQLWPSVFTIVTLAGSMYLLATAVKTLPIGTAYAVWVGIGAFGAAIAGIFLLNEPVTPGRIVFLVLLIIAILGLKFTSA
- a CDS encoding PLP-dependent aminotransferase family protein, which codes for MVPAPRVLPPVILLERDAPTPLTAQLVEQLRRAVLEGVLPPGHKLPSSRELARDLGISRNTAAAAYEALAAEGTIVVRPRRAPVVGDVPARRTPAASRPAIAIAPHLSRSARRVASIVPADRLDDLLGQRARSRPFGVGLPDLELFAWRVFERCLVRRFRAMTTADALHDDPRGLPALRRAVLSHVAVARGVRATVDQVFITEGYQGAIDLVCRALLDAGDEAWMEDPGPLALRAAVRMAGARPIPIPVDEDGLRVRVGVRRSPRARVAFVSPAYAFPTGARLDLARRIELLAWANEAGAMIVEIDYEGELRYQGAPLPSLLSLDGEGAKDRVLHIGTFSRALFPGLRLGFLVVPEALVRPVASIRAASTRSPPYLTQAALADFIDGGHFSRHLRAVRQATRRRRDLLVAELERRLPGSFRVHVPGAGPVLTVELPAGMDDVALVQRLARRGVDAIALSRLTAGRRKSSGLVLGFGAHPEAALQRAARALAEAVLGRRASSD
- a CDS encoding GNAT family N-acetyltransferase; this encodes MRIETPSLTLRPWERGDIDVLAEIANDRRIWANLRDRFPHPYTRADAEVWIEICERAPAPPCAFAIEVEGRAAGGISLEPFDDVHRRTAEIGYWLGAPFWGRGLATEAVVVMARYGFERLGLERIQAQVFSWNEASTRVLVKAGFAFEGRMRRHVVKDGKVGDALLYARVRDEAV